Part of the Anopheles gambiae chromosome 3, idAnoGambNW_F1_1, whole genome shotgun sequence genome is shown below.
TGTGAAGAAACTCTTCCTTGCTCACCGACAGTGGCTCACCGCGCTGTGTGTCGTTCCGTTCCGCCGAAACTGCGGCATCTTCCGGTCCCTCGGTGTAGAGTTGCGTCTCGAAGATCTCCTCCGAAGAACCGCCACCCTGCTCGGTAGATCCGGAATGGTAAACCGTTTCGTACGCAGCACTAGAATCCGCTTGCGTGGATAGTGTTTCCTGCTCCACTTCGGCCGAATGATGAAGTTTCAGCTTCTTCGATGACTCGCGACCACTCTCCACGGCTGCCGGAAGGCTACGCTCGGTATACATCTCCTGATCGTACACGCTGTCGTCCTCTCCTCGCTGTAGACCTTCCACTTCCTCCACCTGAATCACGGTGATGGGTTTCGGTTGATTGTGGTCCACAATCACGAGCTTATCGCCAATCTGAACCACGGCTGGGAGTGCATTGTCCTGCTTCGATGGCTTCATATTGCTCTCCGATACGACCTCTTCATCGTGGGCCGAAGGTCCACTGGTGGAGGGAGCCAAAGAGGGTGTTTGGGTCGAGGTGCTGACGGACACAGAGCTTGAAGACGACCAGGTGGATGAGTCGGAAAATTCCTTCACGTCCATCCATTCGTCCGACTCGGATAAGGTCGATGACACCGTACCGATCGTGGAAGCTTCGCTCGATTCCAGACGGTTTTCCGCCGAGGTAGTTTTGAGCGATTCCTCACTCGCGCTAGAGTCCTTCCGCTGCTCACCGCTATTCACCTCCGAGCGCATACCGTCGGCATCGGTGTGGCGTACAATCTTTGTCCCATTCTCGCCATCATCGTCCGGTACGTGAACGTCCAAGTGTTCGAGATTGACGAGCTCCTCGCTTTGGGGTGAAGATGAGGCGGCAGTTGTTTCGCGACTAGCCAAcaattgttgctgttgctgctgttgctgttgttgctgctgttgctgctgctcttccgCACTGGGACGATTGTCGGTCAGACGAATCTCTTCCGCTTTGGTGATTTCTTTGATCTTGATACCGAGCGGATTATCGTTCGGCATCGACGGTGTAACGGTGGGCGGTGGTGGCGTTGTTGGCGCTGTCGTCGTTGGCTGTTGCTTTTGAAGTCCGGATCCTGTCAGGTCCTCGGCCTCGGCAGCATAGTTTCCCTTCACTTCGTTCGTTTCCTCGTCGTGTCGCTCGTTGTGTGCGGTATCCTTTGCGTTCGAGTCTGTGATTTTGAAGTTTTCTGAAGTTGGAGGACCaggaacaaaacaatacattcGGTTAATTATGATATCAAACGAAGTGTTGGAAAGGCCAGCAGACCGTGACCGGTAGAATGCGTGACAACCTACCTAGTGGGGGACAGTTGTCGTACTCTGGACAGCATCGTCCGGGGATGTACTTCGGATCACAGTCGTTGCGTTTGTAGCAGCTCACTTCACTGCAAGTAATTTCACCTCctgaaaagttaaaaaaaaccgagCTCATTAGACACATTCCAGGTGTGTGACAGCAGTAAGagtataatttaattatacatTCGACTGCATTCGACCCTACCTTGGCAGTAGCAGGCACGGCAAGGCGTGTTCGGATCAAAGACTTTCTCACCGTTCGCGTACGTTTTGCCGTCGCGTTGACACTCTGCAGAATGGagaaaatagagagagagagagaaagagagaatgcATTGAAACAATCATAATCCACCGCAGTGCAAATATATGGTTCATCTTGATATCGCAGCACAAAGGGACGACCTTTCGGTGACATCGGCTTCGAAACACTTACCACACTGGTAGTCGGGGCAGCATTCGCCCGTCTTCTGAATCGCACGGCAACCGTGCTTCTTCTCGCACGCTATCGCCGATCGCTCAATGTAGGAACCATCGTACAGGCACATGTCACTTGCCGTTGCTGTGTCGCGCGCATTGCGTTGGATCGGTCAGTCGGCCACAACAGATAGCAGCGGTAGAGTTGCCGGAGCGGAGAGAAAGCAACGGACAGGCAATGGGGCAAAGAAAGATAGAGTTGGAAAGGAATTTTAATGAAAGTTTTCACTTTTATTAAACCAAATTCGGGTGGAGGAGGAGACTTACCGTTGCTGGCGGTGCTGCTAGGCATCTCGGCCGGGACGGTTTCTGGTGCCGCTGGGGATGCGGCCGAGTTTTCGACATAAATCTCGCGGATCATGCGTCGCGATCGGATCACAGGTCCTGGAGatggagaaaaagaagaaccGGGAAAAATGGAACATGATAAGAAAAGTTGACTGTTGTACAGGTAATTGGAAACGTTGGTGTTGGAGTTTCTCATGCGGTAGAGGCTGCATAGATCATTCCATTTTTCATTCGTGTCCAGGCATATGACGTCCAAGTCAATCCTGTAACACCACACTGACTGACTGATGAGACTTGTCGATTTTAGTGAATTAGCAAGATTGTTCTATCCCAGACAGATAGCTGTGTACTACAACTTCAACCTTTTTATTTACACTACACTGGTTGATATCTCTCAACACAATCTCGTCATAGTCACGCATCTTTCTCACCTTTCTCATCACTTGCTTGATGAACTCCCAACCCTTACGACGCCGCTCCTCAGCAACCCTGCCTTACTGGAGGGGGAGAAATGTATACCACTCCCACCTTCATCGTTATCTAGGTAGCTATTGTGATAAAGCTTCACCCAAGCAGCCACATTAATCGACAGCAGCACGCAGCAACTGTGGGTGTTTAATGCACAATTCGTTTGCGCTTGCTATAATAGCAACAGCTGCCGAACATTGTCTTCATTGTTGAATGATCTTCGGCCGGGATTCGATCATGCGGGCATCGTGCGCTCCAGGACAGGAGCAAAAAATTAATCACATTTTGCTAATATCTCAACTTCCGCGAAGAAGATTTCGTTCTAAAATTGGCAGATGACTCCATCAATCCAGCCAactggaatgtgtgtgtgtgtgtgtatgactcgGGAGTTGATGAATCGCACCGGTGAGACAGGGACTCCGAGAAGATCCGGCTACCAGAACATCAGAATTGCCAAGCGAAGGAAGTTATGCCGGGGATTTGTTGATTGGTACTCGGGCATCTGCTCGGGTGAGACCTATAATTTTCCCTAATCACAATTACCGACGATCGTCGGTGGTCATGACGGTTTGTGTTGTCATTGGTtagaaagaagagagaaatagaaaaaaaacacacacaacctccCCGGGAAGTTTAGCAGACATAGCCGAGCGATGAGATCATCCTTTAAGGGAAACGGTAGCACTCGGAAGATGAATATCTGCACAGTCACTAAATGAGTCCCGAGAGTCGCTCACACGCGTACGGTGTAATGTGTAGTGTAAATTAAAAGCATCTTTGCATCGCCCCGTACACTAGGAAACCATTTCCTCCTGCGGCAGGATGCTGGAGCTA
Proteins encoded:
- the LOC4578107 gene encoding ataxin-2 homolog — translated: MGPTDKLTTADRRHHHHRTMTAPPPARWALGGVTMCLLLLTASVVQTGPVIRSRRMIREIYVENSAASPAAPETVPAEMPSSTASNATASDMCLYDGSYIERSAIACEKKHGCRAIQKTGECCPDYQCECQRDGKTYANGEKVFDPNTPCRACYCQGGEITCSEVSCYKRNDCDPKYIPGRCCPEYDNCPPLENFKITDSNAKDTAHNERHDEETNEVKGNYAAEAEDLTGSGLQKQQPTTTAPTTPPPPTVTPSMPNDNPLGIKIKEITKAEEIRLTDNRPSAEEQQQQQQQQQQQQQQQLLASRETTAASSSPQSEELVNLEHLDVHVPDDDGENGTKIVRHTDADGMRSEVNSGEQRKDSSASEESLKTTSAENRLESSEASTIGTVSSTLSESDEWMDVKEFSDSSTWSSSSSVSVSTSTQTPSLAPSTSGPSAHDEEVVSESNMKPSKQDNALPAVVQIGDKLVIVDHNQPKPITVIQVEEVEGLQRGEDDSVYDQEMYTERSLPAAVESGRESSKKLKLHHSAEVEQETLSTQADSSAAYETVYHSGSTEQGGGSSEEIFETQLYTEGPEDAAVSAERNDTQRGEPLSVSKEEFLHMGDSQEPAKIRQEEDHTTSGPVASSSTSYSSTEEGSTTMSDLPVSLSSEASGDEMIYDTHFYTEGPSTSSEEHGPTLGTGSEESSTAGSTYVPRHPVPVADELAPPRETYIEDNEHELIHPGFQPIPEDFSLPQLDQPAMEMEMEHHATPPKQEKILSDVLNLKHNMSLTTGLPLGSAESTTTSEASSQEETSNSPSWLKEDPQPQLRSPGEPLLIPEWERMNGTSSGSSSNSSSEEDLDQDASGGGNEPSDFQVLKMGSEEYVDAGSEGSGSEHPTSPATSAKTSKAEDRSEEDDEPEGKAKEPTSAGAVESAANAILDIDSPAATNATDGQSDSVKHNPKNDVESLKYDEDENNATAEEAIPKKVQQLESSEQDVTAGGVQAPTLTSV